In bacterium, the genomic window CTCGGACGCGAACAGGGTGAGCACGATGGATTGCGCCACAACCACTACCCAGGCCGCGATCGGCGACAGCGGCATGATCCCGTCGCCGACGGTCATCATCACCCGTTTGGAATAGGTGAACACGCCGACGCCGATGGCCAGCGCGCCGACCAGAAAGAGCTGCTGGATGCCGGAGACGGTGTAGCCGACGAGGCTGAAATCGGTGAACGGAGAGGCCGGTACGAAGACACCCATGACGTTGGCGATGTTGTTGGCGCCGAGCGAGTAGGCCCCGAAAGCGCCGGCCAGCAGCAGGCCGATCCGGGTCAACAGATCGCGCCGCACGATGTGAAGTCTGGCATGG contains:
- a CDS encoding inorganic phosphate transporter — protein: VYLMTKAGLPVSTGQAIVGAIIGWKLFTGSVTDANALVKIVLTWVACPVLAAALAAPIYLGVQKYLAHARLHIVRRDLLTRIGLLLAGAFGAYSLGANNIANVMGVFVPASPFTDFSLVGYTVSGIQQLFLVGALAIGVGVFTYSKRVMMTVGDGIMPLSPIAAWVVVVAQSIVLTLFASE